The sequence TACTTTGGTGATCCCAAGACACGTCTGCAAAATGCCCAACACTCTGGATATTGCCCTGAATCCAACGTGTCCGACCAAAAACAGACGTAAAGAGATAAAAATCAAATCTTCCTTACTATTGATCGGAGATGATTTTTTTTTACGTTCTTGTTTTAATGCCTTTTGAGCTTGCCGAAGTTCAGATTTGTATTTTTCTCGTTCCGCCTTAATACGTTTCAGCTCAGCTGTCTGGTACCGAATGGTCTTGTTGCGATCAACAGCTTTATTTTTCCAGGAAAGCCTACTTTTTTTAATTTCGAAATATTACTCATAGCACCACCATGTTTAAGTTTAAGAATTTGAATCTACAACATGAAATTGTTTTTTTGCAAGTAAAAATATTACATTAATGACATCATTTTGTTATGCTGGTTTCCAATCTGAATGAAAAATTGGAGATGATTGAATGACATATGATAGACTCAAAGCTAAAATAATCCCTGGTGAACATTGCCGCTTTTGTGGCAACGATTCAGCCCCCTTGGTAAAAACAAAATGTTGTGATCAGTGGATTTGCTGTGATACTTCGTTTGTATCTATAGAAGGTGGAGGCTATTGCCAATATCATCACGAACACGAGAGCATCTGTTATTTCCATTACAATGAGAGGCATTCAGGCATATGGCAGGAATGTGAAGAGTGCCGGGATCTGGTTGGGGACGATGAGTTTGAGGCTTATTTTCATGATCCCAACAATGTACCAAGATATTAACTGTTTTTTCGTGATGGGTCCAAAAACTGTGCAAAAAAAATAGGCCTAAAACTGCGTTTTTGGACACCCCAGGTCAGGTGTATACTGAAACCGGTTTAAAGTAAACCCGTTCGTTCACCAATTCGTCGACCAAATAAAACTTGTTTGGGTTACCCATCCGGCCATGCCTAAAAGCCCAGTCTCTCAACTGTTCAAACCCGTTAAGAGACTGGGTCGATTCCAATATCCGGTCTAACATCATGCGGCTCCGCAAGTTTAGATGTTTTTACGTTTCAACGCGTTTTTTTGGGGGCATAGCGTCGGTGATGGAGCCGTCCACCATTTCAGAGGCAAAGGCAAAGGTTTCCGACAAGGTGGGATGGGCATGGATGGTCTTGGCGATATCCCGGGCATCCGCCCCCATTTCCAGGGCCAGCACGGCTTCCTGTATAAGTTCACCACTGTTGATGCCGCAGATGCCGGCCCCCACGAGCCGGCCGGTTTCTTTGGAGAACAAAACCTTGGTGGTCCCGATTGCCGCATCCGCCGACAGGGCCCGGCTGCTGGCGCCCCAGGGAAATTTCCCCTTTTCATATTCAATATTGTTTTCTTTGGCGGCTGTTTCCGTCAATCCGACCCAAGCCACCTCGGGAATGGTGTAGGCCACGGAGGGAATGCCCATGGCATCAAAGGCGGCAGCGTGGCCCGCACAGACTTCGGCCGCCACCTTTCCCTGGTGTATGGCCTTGTGGGCAAGCATGGGCTCTCCCACCAGGTCGCCGACGGCAAAAATATTGTCAACTTGGGTGCGCTGCTGCTGATCTACCCGGATAAACCCATTCGAATCAGGGTTCAGACCGGTATTTTCAAGGCCGATATTCCCGCTGTTGGGCCTGCGTCCCACAGCCACGAGAACGGCATCGTACTCCCCGGTTTTATCCTCCCCTGCCTGTTCAACACCCACGGTCACCGTTTCGTCTTCCGTACTGATACCGGTGACCTTTGCCCGGGTCAGGATGGTGTATATCTTTTTGAACTTGAGAAATAGCGGCTGAACCAGATCCTTGTCCGCCGGCGGAAGAATCCGGTCAGCCATTTCCACAATGGTAATTTCCGATCCCAAAGCATGATAAACCTGCGCCATTTCAAGGCCGATGACGCCCCCGCCCACTACCAGCAGGCGTTTGGGAATAAAATTAAGATCCAGGGCATCGGCGGCATCCCAGATCAAGGGGTGATCCGGTTGATCCGGCAGTGTCACCGGCCTGGACCCTGTGGCCACGATACACCGGTCAAACCGGATCTGCTCTTCGTCCTGCTCCGTCGTGACCTTCAGGGTATGCCGGTCCTCAAACACCCCGGTACCGTAGACTCGGACAACCTTCCGTGATTCGGCCAGTCCGTCTAAACCGTCGGTGAGCTGTTTTATCACCGCATTTTTTTTGGCACGCAGGTCATTAAGGTTGATATCAGGCGCCCCGTACCCGATGCCGAATGTTTTCATATTCCGTGCCTCTTCAATGACCTTGGCACAATGCAGCAGGGTCTTTGAAGGGATGCAGCCGGCGTTCAGGCAAACACCGCCCAGTTGTTTTTTCTTTTCCACCAAACAGACATGGAGGCCGAGATCAGCGGCACGGAATGCCGCTGTGTAGCCCCCTGGTCCGCCGCCCAACACCAAAAGATCAAATGTTTTCTTTTCGTTCAAGGATCTTCCTTCCATACTCGGACATGTCCGATTTTTTTGGGGTTAAAGTAGGGCCCTGCGCAAATCTTCGATTCGTTTGCCCAAGGATCTGCAAAATCGGGCGGCTTCAGCGCCGTCTACCACCCGGTGGTCGTAGGAAAGACAAAACGGCAGGGTAAGCCGGGGCAGAAAGACCTGGCGTTTTTTGTGCCATACCGGCTTCTGATAATACTTGGAAAGTCCCAGAATGGCCGCCTGGGGCGCATTGACAATGGGGGTGAACCCGGTGCCCCCGATCCCGCCCAGGTTTGAAATAGTGAAACCGGCCCCCTGAAGGTCGGCAACGGAAAGCTTTTCTTCCCTGGCCGCGTCCGAGAGCGTTGTCAGTTCCCGGGCGATT comes from uncultured Desulfobacter sp. and encodes:
- the lpdA gene encoding dihydrolipoyl dehydrogenase — its product is MNEKKTFDLLVLGGGPGGYTAAFRAADLGLHVCLVEKKKQLGGVCLNAGCIPSKTLLHCAKVIEEARNMKTFGIGYGAPDINLNDLRAKKNAVIKQLTDGLDGLAESRKVVRVYGTGVFEDRHTLKVTTEQDEEQIRFDRCIVATGSRPVTLPDQPDHPLIWDAADALDLNFIPKRLLVVGGGVIGLEMAQVYHALGSEITIVEMADRILPPADKDLVQPLFLKFKKIYTILTRAKVTGISTEDETVTVGVEQAGEDKTGEYDAVLVAVGRRPNSGNIGLENTGLNPDSNGFIRVDQQQRTQVDNIFAVGDLVGEPMLAHKAIHQGKVAAEVCAGHAAAFDAMGIPSVAYTIPEVAWVGLTETAAKENNIEYEKGKFPWGASSRALSADAAIGTTKVLFSKETGRLVGAGICGINSGELIQEAVLALEMGADARDIAKTIHAHPTLSETFAFASEMVDGSITDAMPPKKRVET